ACTTTAAGCTGGCTATGTCTCATTGCAACGTGTGCCCAAGCTCAAGATAACTATGTGGTAAGAACGGCTAATTCGGCATCGCCCACTACTAACAACACGTTGGTCGGACCTGATGCAGGGAATCTAACCATGACAGGAACTTCGAATTCTTTTATAGGAACTTCTACGGGTAAGAACAACACAACGGGTAGTTATAATTCGTTTGTAGGAGCTTGGGCGGGTTTGAATAACACGTCAGGTAACCGTAATTCGTTTTTAGGATACCATTCGGGCGTTAACAATACAACGGGTAGTAATAATTTTTTTGCAGGTTTTCAGGCAGGTTTTTTTAATACGACAGGCGATAATAATTCCTTTTTAGGGGCTTGGTCGGGTAATAACAATACCGTAGGCACTGGAAATTCTTTTGTCGGATACACTGCTGGGTACACTAACACGACAGGGTATGCTAATTCCTTTTTAGGTGTTTCTACTGGTTATGCCAATACTACAGGATATAATAACTCATTTGTAGGCTATAATGCAGGCTATGCCAATACAACAGGCTATCAAAATTCCTTTATCGGGTCTTATGCAGGCGCTTCTAATACCGGGGGGGCTTATAATTCCTTCATAGGCTCCTCTGCTGGGTTTTACAATACAAGTGGCTATTTTAATTCATTTTTCGGCTTCTCCGCAGGCAATGCCAATACAACAGGTTATCAGAATTCATTTTTGGGATCTCATGCAGGTAATTATAATACAATAGGCGATTCGAATTCCTTTGCAGGTTATCGGGCAGGTTATTCCAACACAACAGGTGATAATAATTCGTTTTTAGGAGCCTATGCTGGCAATTCCAACACAACGGGTAGTAATAATTCGTTTTTCGGTTACCGGGCTGGTCAGAACAATTCTACAGGTAGCAATAACATTATTATTGGCCCTCAATCAGGCACGGCTATTACAACCAGTGATGATAATGTACTTATGGGTTATAACGTCCAAGCGGGTGATGGGACCGGCGGGCATCACGTCATTATCGGTGGAGAAGCCGGGGCTGGACAGTGGGCAGGAGTGAGTAATACCCTGATTGGGCATCAGACCCGTGCCGAATCGGTAGCCTTGCACCATGCCACTGCTGTTGGGGCGGGAGCCACTGTACGGGTGAGTAATGCAGTAGTGCTGGGGAATGAAGCGAATGTGGGCATTGGTACCAGTTCGCCTACCGCCCGGCTACATATCCGTAGCCCTCATGAGCACGAATCAGGGATACGTCTGGAACAATTGACCAGTGAAAGTCCGGTTCAGGCAAGAACCGACAAGTTTCTGAGTGTTAATGAGCGAGGAGAGGTCGTGTTGGTTCACTATCGTTTACGGATTGATCACCCTAACGAATGGGCAGATCGGGTGTTTAGAGCTGATTATAAACTAATGCCTCTTTCGGAAGTGTTTAGTTATGTTCGGCAGTGGGGACATTTGCCCAGAGTCGTGTCCGCCGAGCAAGTAGCTAAAGAGGGGGTTGATTTAACGAAGTTAACAGCAATACTATTAGAGAAGATTGAAGAACTAACCTTGTATAGTATTGAGTTGGAGAAAGCTAATCAACGTCTACAACAGAAGCAACAGCAAGATTCACAGACTTTGGAGACTATTCGGCAGAAACAGGCAAAACTAGAGCAATTACTCAATCAGTTAGTGAAGAAATAGCTGATGAATAGTGAACTATATATAGGGTAGATAAATAGAAGTTATGGCTCTGTTTTTCGATATTGTTGCCGTAGACGAAAATCGATTGAAACCGTTGCCGTTGTAGCTAGCAAAAATGCAAGAGGGTTGAAAAATGCAAATTATGTAATATGAAGTGAAATTGAACTGATCTAGGTTGCCTATGCCCACCTTTACTACTATCCTGCAAAAATTCGGCGAGAAAGGCGATAAGACCCGCTGGACGTATATCGAAATACCCATCGCCGTTTCTGATGAACTGAAGCCCGGCCAGAAAACCAGCTTTCGGGTGAAAGGAACGCTGGACAGCTACCCGATCAAACAAATTGCGTTGTTACCCATGGGGAAAAGTGCTGCACGTCTGGATGGGCTGGAGGGTGGTTTTATGATGCCCATCAATGCATCCATGCGCCGGGGGATGGGGAAAGAAGACGAAGGGCAATCCATACGCGTAACCCTCGAAGTGGACACCGACCCCATACCGATCTCCGCTGACTTACTCGACTGCCTGGAAGATGATCCCGTCGCGAAAGCGCATTTTCAAACACTCAGCCGGAGCCATCAGACCTATTTCTCAAACTGGATTGACGATGCTAAAACCATCGAAACCCGAACCAAACGACTCACCCAGGCTATCACCGGACTCGCCATGAAACTGAATTTCGGTGAAATGATCCGGTATTTTAAACCGGGATTACGCTGATTTATAGATTTAAACAGATTTTGTAAAATTGCTTCCCAATAGGTGTGTTTTTGTCATCCCGAGGAACGAGGGATCTTCGGGTGAGCGCATTGAATAGCCAGTTCGCGAAGATCCCTCGTTCCTCGGGATGACAAAAACGCTATTGCAGCATAGTTTAAATAGGTTTAAAACCTGTTTCCATGAATCAGCGTAATCCCGGCCGCGCCGGCGGTCCGGTCAAACTAGTTAAACGGAATCGTCAGTTTTAGGCAGATATTTCGGCCCATGCCGTACATGCCCAGATGGCCGTTAGGCGATTGGGTGAAATACTCGAAATACTTCAATCGGCTCAGGTTCGACTGGTAGGCTGTATCGAACAGGTTGTTGATCTGAAATAGAAAGCGCAAAGCCGGTCGGTCGCGCCCAATGTGAATCTGGCTATCCAGGCCGAGGTTTACCAGCGTGTAGCCGTCTGTTGGCGTTTCAGTGTCGTTCAGGCCCAGGTATCGATCCTGGCGGGCATTGTGATCAACATCCGCTTTAACCGTAACATCAGATAACCACCCTCGTTTGATAGGCAATTGCTGACTGACACCTGTCGAAATGCGCAGGGGGGGAATAAACGGCAGGTACTCGCCCTGCACACCCGCATCCGTATAACGTGCCCCCCGGTTATAGCCGTAAACGACAGCAATGGTATTGTCGAACGTAAAGCCCTTCCAGGTAGTGGGGTGGAGGCTAAACTGGGTTTCGAAGCCGAAAAGCTGAGCCGACGACTGCTGGTATTGAAATGTTTTGTTGCCTGGTACAATCACAACGGGTTCGCCTTTATCATCCACCAGTTGGGCCAGCGAGATGTAGTTCAGAATGAAATTGTTAAAGACGCTGACGCCGAAGTTGACATCCGGGTACGTAGCGGTCAGGCCAATGTCTTCCTGAATACTAAACTCCGGCTGGAAGTTCCGGTTGCCAATGTACACGATGTGCGCACCGGGGTCCAGGCCGTTCGAGGCAATCTCGGTAATGCTGGGAGCACGATACCCTCGAGCAATATTGGCTTTCAGCGATAGGTTGTCCGAAAACTCATAGGTCAGGCCCAGGCTGGCCGAAATTCCGGTAAACGACTGTTTCAATTGAGGATATTGCAAGGTTGCCCCCGCTGTATCGGGAAGAGACACACGCTCATCGAACCCCGTTTTCGGATTGGTACGAACATAAAAATCATCACCCCTCAAACGTCGGTTATCGTAGCGAAGTCCCCCACTTAGGGTTAATTTATCAGCCTGCCATTTCAGAAAAACGAAGGTTCCGACATCGAACAGGTGATAGTCGGGAATGGGAAAGGCGGTTCCGTTCTTGTTTTTGTTGGCCTGATACATGCCGTTTACACCAAGCGTAGTGGCCAGGTGCCCAACGTTCGGCAGATTATAGCGCAAGCCATAGTTCAGTGTATTTAATCGCACGTATAAACTGGGCTGATCGACCTGAGTGGGGTGGCTGTATTCCCGGCGAACGTTCTGCTGGAAAGCCAGTAAAGCATCAATCTCACCATTGCCAATCTGGTAGTGGTTGTTGGTATGCAGCCGATAATGCTGAATGTGCTGATGCAACGGGCTGAGGTGATACGAGGTTAACTCGCTGGCCGGAACAATCGGGCGGTGCTGAATGTCGTCCTGGTCGGATTCAAAAACCTGTTTGGTAAACTGACGTGTCAGCGAATCGCGGCTACCATCGGGTATGCCCTGTAGATTGTCGTATAGCGAGGCTCCAAAGCGTGAGTAGCCCTGATGCCCTGAATAGCCTACCATGGTTGTCAGCGTGCGTTCTGAAAAGCCCGTATTGTACACTCGTCCGTCGATTTTATTCTGATAATTGGTAGCCGCCCGGATAGATCCCCGGAAATTCCAGGCCCAGCGTGAACCACCCGACGCCAGACTGATCGATTCGCCGAGGAGCCGATTATTGGATTGGTATTCGGTTACAAAGCCGACCTTGAGCTTGCCCTCCGTATCTTTGGGATACACCGGCATCATACTCACTACTCCGGCCAGCGCATCGGAACCGTACATGAGGCTGGCTGGGCCTTTGATCACTTCCGCCCGTTCGATGTTGTAGTTATCGACTTCAATACCGTGTTCATCACCCCATTGCTGGCCTTCCTGTCGAACGCCATCGTAGAGCGTGAGCACCCGGTTGTAGCCTAGCCCCCTGATGAATGGCTTGGAGATATTAGGCCCCGTTTTGACGGCATTCAGACCAGGTGCATTTTTGACCAGTACATCGATGATATTGCTACTGGCCGTGCCTTCGATAGCCCGGTGGGAAATAGCCAGAATGGCCACTGGGTTTTGTCGAAGCAGCGTACCACGCGTTACGCCCGTTACCACCACTTCGTTCAACGCATTGACAACGGATACTAGTGTGGAGGTATACATGTCGGTTCCAGGCGTAACCGAAATGGTGTCTGACTTGAAGCCTACGCACGAAATGATAAGTTTGTGCACCAGCGTATCGGCCTTAATAGACAGCGAAAACTGACCACGAGCATCCGTAATGGCCCCTTTGCTTTGTCCAACCAGCGTTATGTTGCCGAACGGAATTGGTTTATGGTTATCGGCATCGGTAACGGAGCCACGAATCAGGCGAGTGGGCGTGGGTTGCGCGTAAAGTAGTCCCTGGGTTAGCCCGAGGAGTAATAATAGGAAACATGCTTTCATTCAGGATAGGATCGTTTGGTTGAGTAATTCAGCCTTACTCCTGACCAACCATAGCGTAAACGGCAAAACGAACGTATCGAATCGATACCGTCTGTCAACGTCTAGCGTTCCTTAGTGGTAGCAGGGAGCGAATAGGCCAGTAAAACACACAGCAACGCACTGATGTATAGATCAATAGCGGCTATGAATCAGGAAATTACCGAACGACGGGAGGGCCTCGATGCGAGAAACAATAGAAAAGCGAATACGCATGGAACGGTCGGCTCGTAAGCAGAAAAGTCGAGTACAGATGCGTTCGCAGAAGAAACAGAAAGACAAAGAAACTGCTGATGACTATAGGCAGATTGGCCGCCAGATCGAGCAGTAAAATCTCCTGAGCCGTATGCGTGTTGGGCAGTATCGGGCCTTTGCCAAATGGCCAGTAAGGGTGAGCGTGAACAATCAGCCGACCATCGTTCAGTCGGTGCGCGTGGCGAAACACAACGCCGTTGAGCCACATGGCCAGAAACAGGCCAAGCAGTATACGGGCGATGTGCAACCGATGCGTATGGAGCCGATTGAGCATTAACTACTGGTAATCAGTGTGTCCAGAACAAATATACAAGCGCTTTGTCAATAAGGTTTAGACTCGCCTAAAAAAACTGGTTTATGTTGATTAAATTGAATTTAAACCTTGAAAATTACTACTTCCGGCGAATTTAGACAGGTAACTCTGCTGAGCGTCCCCAGTGTTGTAACTCATCTGCCGACCATAGTGATGGGAAGAATGTGCGTTTCTGTTGAACAGGGGGCAGGTAGGTTTGCCAGTTGGTGCCACCCGTTGCTTTGATATCTTCCGGCTCTTTATGCAGATACTGCACCGCTGACCGAAGGTGGGCCAGCTTCCAGCGAATATTTACCCGCCAGTCGTACTCCCGAAGAACATTGACCAATTCGGTCGAAGCCTGACCGGATGACACCAGGTGAAGAAATCGATGATTCAGGTTTTTGGCTTCGTAATCTTCGGCTAGTCGGATCAGGCTGGCTTTGTAGTGCTGGTCAAACTGCCGGAGTGTCAGCGTTTTTTGCTGCGTAGCCAGTTCGGTGGCACCGAGTTTCCAATATAAATACTCATACAGGTCGCTCACGTAAGCCGGATATTCGGGAGCCGATATCAATAAATTCCGAAAGTCAGTTGAAACGATTTCAATTTCGCGAAACTGCACCGACTGGAATCCGCTGGACGGAAGCAGTGCCATCCGAAATTTCAGAAACTGTTCGCGCTCCATGCCCATAATCATCACCTCAAATGACTCTTCAAGCAACTTGAAATACCGATTGACGCGCTGCATGCGGGCAGTGAAGAAGCTAGTCGTTAAGGGCTCGGCATGGGCAATCTGGGCGATTTCGTGCCGGACTAGCTTGAAGTATAATTCCGTAATTTGATGATAGGTAACAAAAATCAACTCGTCGGGATAAGCCGTTTTAGGATTCTGTAACGACAGCAGGGTTTCGAGATGAATATAATCCCAGTAGGTCAGGTAGTCGGCTTGTAGTAACCCTTCGAGGTAGGAGGTCATATCCTGCCCCATAGCCGCAAACTTCTGTTCGAGCTGGGCGAGTTGATGGCTGAGCGATTCGGTCATAAGCGTCGGTTGATGAATTGGCTGTAAAGGTCGTAAGCAATCACTTCTTTGCGAACTTTGCGTTCGCCTTTACGCACGTTGCGTTTGGTAAACCACTATGAACGTAGAAAACAAAACCATCATTATTTCCGGAGCGTCGCGGGGCATTGGCCGGGCCACGGCTCTATTACTGGCTCAACACGGTGCCAACGTGGTTGTAACGGCCCGAAACGCCGACGAACTGGCCGAATTGGAAAAACAGGCTACCGAGGGTCATGTTCGGGGCCGTATCGTAGCCGTTCCCGGCGATGTGTCGAACGAAGCGGACATGGCGGCTGTCGTAAAAACGGCCATCGACCAGTTTCAGCACATCGACGTGGTGATTAACAATGCAGGCTATGGCGTTTTCAAAAATGTTGATGAACTCACCGCCACTGAATGGGACGACCTGATGGCGACCAACGTAAAAGGAACCTTTCTGCTCACTAAAGCTGCTCTGCCGTATCTGAAGGCGCAAGGCTCTGGCCATATCGTAGTAGTAGCCTCCGACGTAGCCAAGCGGACGTTTGCCGGTGGATCGCTCTACACCGCTAGTAAGTACGCACAGGAAGCATTTACAGGCGCGTTGCGGAAAGAAGTCCGGTCGTTTGGTATTAAAGTAACGGGTGTATATTCGGGGCTGGTCGATTCGCATTTTCACGCCAAAGGGCACGGTCACGAAACCTCTCAGACCTGGCTCAAAAACGAAGATATGGCCGAGTCGATGCTGTTCATCGTCAGCCGCCCAGCGCATGTGGTTGTGGATGAATTCATGATTCACCCGTTGTCGCAGGAGTATTAAAAAAGGCGAGAAGAGTATAAATTGGCTGTAGTCCTAACCACTGCCAATTTATACTCCTTTTCGTCCTCTATAATGTATACTTCAAAGCCAAATTTACAATCCGCCCTTCGAGGGGTGCCCAGATGGGCCGGAAACTTGGTTGATTGACGGGACCGGTCACGACGGTTTCATAATTAGCCTGTTTGATGTTGAACAGGTTTTCGGCGTTCAGCACTAGCCGCCAATGGTCGTTGTAGTGGTATTCGGCAGCACCGGCGAAGAACCAGTAATTTCGTACCTTCTCGTTGTTGTAGAGGTATTGCGTACCGACGTAGCTGCTCTCAATGCCGAATCGGAAGTGTTCATTCTCCCAGGCAACGGTGGTCGAAAATTTATCCTGAGGAGCCAGCGGCAGATATGTGTTGTCAGTGGCCCCGTCGCGCCGGGCGAGGGTGTGATTATAGCCAAAATAGAGTTCATAAGCCTTGTATTCGAGCCGGACATAGGTGTCGGTGCCCAGGCTGAACAGGTTGTACGGGGCATTGATCAATTGCGTATAGGCTCCCAGGTTACTGGATACGCTGGCAAAGGCCGATACCACCGGCGAGTTGACGTAAGTGTAATAGAATGCCTGATCGACCTGTATTGAAAAGCCACTTTCGAAGGTTTTTGAGTATGCAATATCGATGTTCGTTCCAACGGATTTCTCCGCTTTTACAGCGTTTATATCAATGGGCAGCAGTCGCGGGAAAATCAAACTGACGCCCAACTGACCCGGTGTTTGATTGACAAACAGATTCGGTGTTTTATAGCCTGTTCCAACACTTAGCCGCACAGTCCACGGATCAGATGGTTTGATTTTTACCGATAACCGGGGAAGCACGAAATTGCCAAACGTGTTGTGATGGTCGAAACGCAAACCTGCCTGTAACGCTACCTTGTCCGATACCTGATAATCGTCCTGAACAAAGGCGCCAACGGTATTGTAGGTGTAATCGACCAGTCGGGTGCTGTCTGGGTTCTTTCGGAAAGCTTCGACTGTGAGGTTAGCCCCCATAATCAACTGATTCTTGCCAAAATGGACCAGATCATTCGCTTCCAGGTAAACCGACGATTGCTTCCCATCCGACAGCTTTTGGTAGTCGGTATTTTGCCGATGGAAGGTGCTCAACGCGCCCTTGACCGTCAGTGAATTAGTTTCGGATGTATTGTGGCTGGCATCAAAATCAACGGTATGGCGTTGCAGGTCGGTAAGGTTCTTATACGCATTGGGCTGAGCTCCTTCCAGTGCAGGCAGGTACCCACCTTCGCGGTGTTCGGTGGTGAACGTATAGCCAACATTCAGCCGGGTATGATCAGACGGGTTCCAGAAGAATTTGGGGTGAAAGTTGAATTGTTTGATCTGGGGACTATCGGTGTAGCCATCGCCGGTTACGTCGACAGCCTGTTGGTTGGTGTAACCCGTAAAAAGAGTGAGGCCAGTTTTGCCGTACCGTTGCGAATAGTACGCATTCAGGTTCGTTTCTTTCAGATTTGATCGGTTAAGCAGGGCCGTAAATTCGGGTGTTTCGGATGTTGGTGATTTCGACACGATATTGATCATGCCGCCAATAGCCCCGCCACCGTACAGCGTTGACACAGAGCCTTTCACTACTTCAATCTGTTTGAGGTCGAGGGGGGGATCTGCAATACCCCCAGATTACCCGAAAAGCCTTCGTAAAGCGGGAGTCCATCACGCAGAATCTGGGTGTACTTCGGGTCAAGACCCTGCATCCGAATGGCCTGGTTGCCGTTTACGGCTGAAGTTCGCTGAACGTGAATGATCGAAATGTCGCCTAGAATGCTACTGACGTTTCCCGGTACAACGGCACTCTCTTCGTCCATATCTTCCTGCCCCAGCACTTCTACCTTAATGGGTAAATCTTCAATGCGTGAGTTGGTGCGGGTTGAGGTAACGGTTACTTCATCAAGGGATTCTTCTTCGCTGTGCAATTGAAAAACCAACGTATCGCCCCCCATTGAGATGGGAAAGGTTTTGGTTGCATAGCCAACGGCACTGACCGTAAGGGCGGTAGCACTGGTCGGGAGTGTGGGCATAGCGGCAAAGCCATGTGCATCGGTAACGGTACCTACCACAGGTTTGATGGCCGTTGGGGTTCGAATGGTAGCCGCAATAACGGGTTCGTGAGTCAGGCTATCTTCGACCCGGATAATTCGCTGACTGAAAGCGGGCAGTATAGCTAGTAGCCCAACTAAAAACAGGATGAGTTTCTTCATGATTGGCTGTATTTCCGGCAAGTTTCGGAAGCAATTATGAAGAGAATTTGAAGAAACTGAGGAACAGACTAGGCGTATAGATGCTGTGCCAGCCAGATGACCATATGGGCAAAGGGAACCAGCAGAAACTGGGCTAATATGGTTCCGACTAAACGGGCCAGTAAAACCTGAATAATATACCGGCGGAAATAGCCAGTGCTGTGTTGTCCAGCCGTTACTTCATCGGCCAGGAGCGCAATGTCTGGGTCGACAAAAAGTACCATAATAATGGTGGCAATTCCATTGATGAGGCCCGACATAGAAGCCGCCGTTGCCCGTAGGTCGGGATTGATATAACCCGCATATAGTGTCGCCAGAACACCTACGGTGATAATGGCGTTGGCCAACGCATTCAGCACAAGTATGCGTATCGGAACATTGGGTTTTTGCCGAATGGCCTGCCAGTTGGCAGAGTCGGGCCATTTCAGATGTTGAGGAAGTGTTCGAACCGTTGATAGGGATAGACTACGAACGATTAGTTTGCTGAATGAACGATGGTGGTAGTAGGTCTCGACCAGTCGCGTCATCAGTCTCTGAAACGATGGAAATATTAGGGCACCCGTTGCCGTTGCCAGTGTGGTAAAGGCAAGTATCCACCGAAAATCCGCAATCTGGTCGAAGCGGCCCGACTGAATGTTTAACTCAACTGTTTTAGCCAGCAGTGGAGCCTGTAATGTATTGGCCAACCGGGAAAAGAGGGCCATGATATTGAATAGGGAGAAGGATACCGCCCAACGCAACGTTTGAAGCCCTACCACCCGAACGCTTAACGACAGAGTAGCGACCAGATGAATCACGAACGTGAATAAGGCAACTAGTAAAATTTGGGAACTCATGGATTAGAAGACAGGTCTCGTTTGGCCCAGTCGAGTCGGAACCGCACCTGCCGATATATCCAGCGGCTCATTGAAAGGTCTGACTTGCCTTGGCGAAACAGACGATAGGCCAGCCAGTTTTTTCGAAAATACCAAATCGTTTTAACAATGTTGTTCGATGTGCGTTTTCTTACCAAAGAAAAATAAGTCTTCTCGGCAATACTCGGTGGCATTTTTTTTAACCGTACCCCGACATCTGAGGGCAGGGTTAGACGGAATTCACTCTCGAGTAAGCTCAACGCCTGCTGAATAGGGTACTTAACATTGTATTGCTCAGCCAGGTCGAGTAAGGCGTGCCAGTCGATGGAGAGGTTTGGCTTGGTATAGATTACATAACTATCAGCAATCCAGCGAATGGCAGGTTTTTCACTCCAATCGTAGCCATGCACCAGATTATGAAAGAGTTGGTGAGTTGGCGATAGAGCATGGGTAAACTGATTATTGATCAGTTTGAGTGGCTGACGAGCTTGCCAGAAAGGAATATCGGCGTTAGCGTATGCATGCTGATACAGCAGATTCCAGTGCAGATCGACATCCACATTGTTGGCATCCCACAGGTGCATGGCATGAAGGACATGCCGATGCTTGGCCTCAAATAGACTTGATTTCAGTGAGAGGGGAGGGGCTTGAAGAGCTTGCAACGCCTGATCGGTTTTTGCAGTAGGGACCAGCACATCCAGGTCGTACATCAGCCGAACGCCCATGTCTTCGTAATAGAGCAGTGAAAGCGGAATGCCTTTGAGAGCAATGGTGTCAATACTATTCTGATGCAGAACGTCGATCACCTGGCTCATTTTGAGCAAAAACCGTTGATTGCTCATCCAAGTGTATCGGTAAATACCCCGCAGGTGTGCTACAAGTGGATCGCCAGACTTTTCAAGGTTACGATAAACGAGGGGCATCAGTCGTTGTGAGTCGCCATCGAGCGGATCGAACAGGCTGGGCAACAAATTGATATTAGTAGGAATAAACTGATCCAGCCCGCGTTCTTTTTTCCATTGTTGCCAAAAGGAAAGCGCTTCTTGGGCTGGAAAAAGGGCAGCTTTCAGCAAAAGAATCTGTTCAGGCTGAATAGCAAATTTAGGGCTGTTGACTGCCATAGGGAGTGGACGAATGGCTTGCACGTCGATCAAGGGCGGCTTTCAGGATGTGAACAAATTCTTTCTGGTACTGCTGCTGTGAGGCTAGCCCACTCCGGTGTAATCGGCGGAATGTTACTGTATCGGGGAGCATGATGTATGGCAAACCGGCTTCTTTGGCACGCATAAACCAGTCGATGAAATCGCCAGTATGGTATACGGTACTAAAAAGACCCGTTTTCTGAAAAGCGTTCCGGCGAATCAGCATTGTTTGTTTCAGCCAGCCCGGTTGTGGCTCCGACGGACAGTGAATACCTGCCTGAACCGCTAAAGGAAGATCGGGGCTAATAAACTGCCGAACATAGCCAAAGCAGGCATCTACTGACGGGTTCGTTTGCAGGCAGGTAACCTGCTGTTGTAATTTATAGGGTAGCCAGACATCATCGGCATCCAGAAACGCAATCAGATCACCTTCAGCCAGGTCGATGGCTTCATTCAGGGTGGCGGCTACCCCCCGGTTTTCGCGCGTTTGCAATTGAATCAATCTATGCTGGGCATACGGCATCAGCTTATCCAGCGATTGATCCGTAGAGCCGTCGTTGATCACAATGATCTGTTGTGGCTGATACGTCTGCGCCAAAACCGATTCGATACATTCCGTGATGTAGGGTTCCGCATTATACACAGGAATCACCACACTGACAGACAGGCTCATAGCTCGTTAGGGTTCATAGGTTGCCGGAAATCAGAAAACTGCGGTAGGGTCTGAACGCCCGTTTCGCTTCGGCGTCGGTCGAGCGAGTATTTGATCGCCTTGAGCAGCGTACGTTTAACCAGATCCTGGTCGCGGGTGTAGTTGGCACTGTGATGGCGATAATACAGCATGATATCGTCGGTAGTGCGCATATGGACCCCCTGCTCTTTGGCCCGGTTATACCAGTCCAGATCTTCCCCAATTTTCAACTCCTCATTGAACAGGCCAATGCGCCGGAATACGTCCGTTCGAAACAAACCGGCTCCGAGCAGTATATTCCAGACGGTCTGGGTCTGGTCGGGGAAGTGGAAGCGTTCGGGATTCGATCCATCCAGAAAAACGTACTGGGTTTTTCCAAAAACGACATCCAGCGATGGGTCTTCCTCAAATAGGGCCAACTGACGTTTTAGTTTATAGTCCGGGTACAGATCGTCGTTGTCGAGGAAGGTAACGAACTGCCCGCTTACAAACGAGAACGCTTTATTGCGGGCAGCCGCAGGCCCTTGGTTCTCCTGTCGGACGTAGCGTATTCTCGAGTCGAAGGACTGGATAATCTCGGCCGACCGGTCAGTAGAGCCATCGTCGACGCAAACTAC
This window of the Spirosoma aerolatum genome carries:
- a CDS encoding lipid II flippase family protein, whose product is MSSQILLVALFTFVIHLVATLSLSVRVVGLQTLRWAVSFSLFNIMALFSRLANTLQAPLLAKTVELNIQSGRFDQIADFRWILAFTTLATATGALIFPSFQRLMTRLVETYYHHRSFSKLIVRSLSLSTVRTLPQHLKWPDSANWQAIRQKPNVPIRILVLNALANAIITVGVLATLYAGYINPDLRATAASMSGLINGIATIIMVLFVDPDIALLADEVTAGQHSTGYFRRYIIQVLLARLVGTILAQFLLVPFAHMVIWLAQHLYA
- a CDS encoding YdeI/OmpD-associated family protein, coding for MPTFTTILQKFGEKGDKTRWTYIEIPIAVSDELKPGQKTSFRVKGTLDSYPIKQIALLPMGKSAARLDGLEGGFMMPINASMRRGMGKEDEGQSIRVTLEVDTDPIPISADLLDCLEDDPVAKAHFQTLSRSHQTYFSNWIDDAKTIETRTKRLTQAITGLAMKLNFGEMIRYFKPGLR
- a CDS encoding TonB-dependent receptor, with translation MKACFLLLLLGLTQGLLYAQPTPTRLIRGSVTDADNHKPIPFGNITLVGQSKGAITDARGQFSLSIKADTLVHKLIISCVGFKSDTISVTPGTDMYTSTLVSVVNALNEVVVTGVTRGTLLRQNPVAILAISHRAIEGTASSNIIDVLVKNAPGLNAVKTGPNISKPFIRGLGYNRVLTLYDGVRQEGQQWGDEHGIEVDNYNIERAEVIKGPASLMYGSDALAGVVSMMPVYPKDTEGKLKVGFVTEYQSNNRLLGESISLASGGSRWAWNFRGSIRAATNYQNKIDGRVYNTGFSERTLTTMVGYSGHQGYSRFGASLYDNLQGIPDGSRDSLTRQFTKQVFESDQDDIQHRPIVPASELTSYHLSPLHQHIQHYRLHTNNHYQIGNGEIDALLAFQQNVRREYSHPTQVDQPSLYVRLNTLNYGLRYNLPNVGHLATTLGVNGMYQANKNKNGTAFPIPDYHLFDVGTFVFLKWQADKLTLSGGLRYDNRRLRGDDFYVRTNPKTGFDERVSLPDTAGATLQYPQLKQSFTGISASLGLTYEFSDNLSLKANIARGYRAPSITEIASNGLDPGAHIVYIGNRNFQPEFSIQEDIGLTATYPDVNFGVSVFNNFILNYISLAQLVDDKGEPVVIVPGNKTFQYQQSSAQLFGFETQFSLHPTTWKGFTFDNTIAVVYGYNRGARYTDAGVQGEYLPFIPPLRISTGVSQQLPIKRGWLSDVTVKADVDHNARQDRYLGLNDTETPTDGYTLVNLGLDSQIHIGRDRPALRFLFQINNLFDTAYQSNLSRLKYFEYFTQSPNGHLGMYGMGRNICLKLTIPFN
- a CDS encoding serine-rich family protein is translated as MTGTSNSFIGTSTGKNNTTGSYNSFVGAWAGLNNTSGNRNSFLGYHSGVNNTTGSNNFFAGFQAGFFNTTGDNNSFLGAWSGNNNTVGTGNSFVGYTAGYTNTTGYANSFLGVSTGYANTTGYNNSFVGYNAGYANTTGYQNSFIGSYAGASNTGGAYNSFIGSSAGFYNTSGYFNSFFGFSAGNANTTGYQNSFLGSHAGNYNTIGDSNSFAGYRAGYSNTTGDNNSFLGAYAGNSNTTGSNNSFFGYRAGQNNSTGSNNIIIGPQSGTAITTSDDNVLMGYNVQAGDGTGGHHVIIGGEAGAGQWAGVSNTLIGHQTRAESVALHHATAVGAGATVRVSNAVVLGNEANVGIGTSSPTARLHIRSPHEHESGIRLEQLTSESPVQARTDKFLSVNERGEVVLVHYRLRIDHPNEWADRVFRADYKLMPLSEVFSYVRQWGHLPRVVSAEQVAKEGVDLTKLTAILLEKIEELTLYSIELEKANQRLQQKQQQDSQTLETIRQKQAKLEQLLNQLVKK
- a CDS encoding tryptophan 2,3-dioxygenase family protein yields the protein MTESLSHQLAQLEQKFAAMGQDMTSYLEGLLQADYLTYWDYIHLETLLSLQNPKTAYPDELIFVTYHQITELYFKLVRHEIAQIAHAEPLTTSFFTARMQRVNRYFKLLEESFEVMIMGMEREQFLKFRMALLPSSGFQSVQFREIEIVSTDFRNLLISAPEYPAYVSDLYEYLYWKLGATELATQQKTLTLRQFDQHYKASLIRLAEDYEAKNLNHRFLHLVSSGQASTELVNVLREYDWRVNIRWKLAHLRSAVQYLHKEPEDIKATGGTNWQTYLPPVQQKRTFFPSLWSADELQHWGRSAELPV
- a CDS encoding SDR family oxidoreductase, with the protein product MNVENKTIIISGASRGIGRATALLLAQHGANVVVTARNADELAELEKQATEGHVRGRIVAVPGDVSNEADMAAVVKTAIDQFQHIDVVINNAGYGVFKNVDELTATEWDDLMATNVKGTFLLTKAALPYLKAQGSGHIVVVASDVAKRTFAGGSLYTASKYAQEAFTGALRKEVRSFGIKVTGVYSGLVDSHFHAKGHGHETSQTWLKNEDMAESMLFIVSRPAHVVVDEFMIHPLSQEY